The DNA sequence TTATCCAGGCGTTGACGCAGCCGGCCTCCACAAGAGCGCGTCGATTGCGGGAATCCAGCGACAGGATCCTGTTCATCCGCGACAGAGTGATCATCACGCCGCCGGTCACGGCCAGCACTGCGCCGCTCAAACTCGTGCCGGCGCCGCGCGGAATGAAGGGGATATTCCTTTTCGCGCATAATTGGACAATGGCCACGACTTCCGCGGTGGACTTCGGCAGGACAACAAAGTTTGGCAGTTTCTTTTCGAGCGTGTAGGCGTCGCACTCGTAAACGAGCAGCTCTTCCGGCTTCCACACCACCCCGTCATCGCCAACGATCGCCCGGAGCTCGTCAACAATCTGTGAGGCATTATTGTCCGGCGTGGCTGGCATGCGGCCAGGCTAGCCAAACTCCGGCGGTCTGTCGAGCGGACTTCACCAACGATGACG is a window from the Candidatus Angelobacter sp. genome containing:
- a CDS encoding FAD-binding oxidoreductase; translation: MPATPDNNASQIVDELRAIVGDDGVVWKPEELLVYECDAYTLEKKLPNFVVLPKSTAEVVAIVQLCAKRNIPFIPRGAGTSLSGAVLAVTGGVMITLSRMNRILSLDSRNRRALVEAGCVNAWI